The following are encoded in a window of Artemia franciscana chromosome 19, ASM3288406v1, whole genome shotgun sequence genomic DNA:
- the LOC136039309 gene encoding uncharacterized protein LOC136039309 isoform X1 gives MDVGDIRKNIKGKVANLMSKMGLDLDKTMNEIIKFAKGRPVPFIVMVSIGASSSIPIGTFLLFMVFGLATAFISFFVVAASLLGFGAVMLAIALVVVTCMAVPPTLMLVSFYLGSTAIMKLTSSCWPTLQRSPGSKNVELVPLFSGQGGSNKTQQPDYVTTVDEDSQPSSPESKRS, from the exons AGGGGAAAGTCGCAAACCTTATGTCCAAGATGGGACTGGACCTAGACAAGACTATGAACGAGATCATTAAATTTGCAAAAGGGCGTCCAGTTCCTTTCATAGTTATGGTTTCTATTGGTGCCTCTTCAAGTATTCCAATTGGTACATTTTTGCTTTTCATGGTATTTGGCTTAGCAACTGCATTTAtctcattttttgttgttgcag CGTCACTCCTGGGATTTGGAGCAGTAATGCTTGCAATTGCTTTGGTAGTCGTCACTTGCATGGCAGTACCGCCTACATTGATGCTCGTATCATTCTACTTGGGAAGTACTGCCATTATGAAATTAACATCTTCCTGTTGGCCTACTCTCCAGAGAAGCCCAGGCTCAAAAAACGTCGAGCTGGTCCCTCTTTTTTCCG gccaaGGGGGATCCAACAAAACACAACAGCCGGATTACGTGACAACAGTAGATGAGGACAGTCAACCATCGAGTCCAGAGAGCAAGAGGAGCTAG
- the LOC136039309 gene encoding uncharacterized protein LOC136039309 isoform X2: MSKMGLDLDKTMNEIIKFAKGRPVPFIVMVSIGASSSIPIGTFLLFMVFGLATAFISFFVVAASLLGFGAVMLAIALVVVTCMAVPPTLMLVSFYLGSTAIMKLTSSCWPTLQRSPGSKNVELVPLFSGQGGSNKTQQPDYVTTVDEDSQPSSPESKRS, encoded by the exons ATGTCCAAGATGGGACTGGACCTAGACAAGACTATGAACGAGATCATTAAATTTGCAAAAGGGCGTCCAGTTCCTTTCATAGTTATGGTTTCTATTGGTGCCTCTTCAAGTATTCCAATTGGTACATTTTTGCTTTTCATGGTATTTGGCTTAGCAACTGCATTTAtctcattttttgttgttgcag CGTCACTCCTGGGATTTGGAGCAGTAATGCTTGCAATTGCTTTGGTAGTCGTCACTTGCATGGCAGTACCGCCTACATTGATGCTCGTATCATTCTACTTGGGAAGTACTGCCATTATGAAATTAACATCTTCCTGTTGGCCTACTCTCCAGAGAAGCCCAGGCTCAAAAAACGTCGAGCTGGTCCCTCTTTTTTCCG gccaaGGGGGATCCAACAAAACACAACAGCCGGATTACGTGACAACAGTAGATGAGGACAGTCAACCATCGAGTCCAGAGAGCAAGAGGAGCTAG